A region from the Pseudonocardia petroleophila genome encodes:
- a CDS encoding ABC transporter substrate-binding protein, whose amino-acid sequence MEVPIVFRRTIPAAVSVAVLTVGLAACGGGGDSAAPAAEGGVELTNPGQLTWCTSLPYEPFEFQQGDQVVGFEVDLVALIAERLNATPTVVVTAFEGIQSGTDLTVGTCDLAAAGMTITPTREENFDFSEPFFDATQALLVRADSGITTAEQLAGRNVGVQNGTTGADYAAANIPGANLVTFEDLGLLTTAIQTGQVDAVIQDNGPLLSFATQNPEFAVTTEFDTGEQYGMGVRTGNTALLDVVNEVLATSRTDGTYDAAYEKWFGTAAPAN is encoded by the coding sequence GTGGAGGTCCCCATCGTGTTCCGTCGCACCATCCCTGCGGCCGTCTCCGTCGCCGTGCTCACCGTCGGGCTCGCCGCCTGCGGCGGAGGGGGCGACAGCGCCGCTCCCGCCGCGGAGGGCGGTGTCGAGCTCACCAACCCGGGCCAGCTGACGTGGTGCACCTCGCTGCCCTACGAGCCGTTCGAGTTCCAGCAGGGTGACCAGGTGGTCGGGTTCGAGGTCGACCTCGTCGCCCTGATCGCCGAGCGCCTGAACGCGACCCCGACCGTGGTCGTCACCGCGTTCGAGGGCATCCAGTCCGGCACCGACCTCACCGTCGGCACCTGCGACCTGGCCGCCGCCGGCATGACGATCACGCCGACGCGCGAGGAGAACTTCGACTTCTCCGAGCCGTTCTTCGACGCCACCCAGGCCCTGCTGGTGCGTGCCGACTCCGGCATCACGACCGCCGAGCAGCTCGCCGGGCGCAACGTCGGCGTGCAGAACGGCACCACCGGCGCCGACTACGCCGCGGCCAACATCCCGGGCGCCAACCTCGTCACCTTCGAGGACCTGGGCCTGCTCACCACCGCGATCCAGACCGGTCAGGTCGACGCCGTGATCCAGGACAACGGGCCGCTGCTCAGCTTCGCCACCCAGAACCCCGAGTTCGCGGTGACCACCGAGTTCGACACCGGTGAGCAGTACGGCATGGGCGTGCGCACCGGCAACACCGCGCTGCTCGACGTCGTCAACGAGGTGCTGGCCACGTCCCGGACCGACGGCACCTACGACGCCGCGTACGAGAAGTGGTTCGGCACCGCGGCGCCGGCGAACTGA
- a CDS encoding amino acid ABC transporter permease, with protein MALTRRQRARLSRGIQYGIAIAVVVVVAFTADWGVIARTFFNVEVAAGLFPAVITTALLNTLTFTVLGFALALALGLVLALMRLSSLGVYRWVATVYIEFFRGLPALLIFIAIGFGVPLAFQVQLDRLVTITAALGIVGSAYIAETIRAGIQAVPKGQVEAARSLGMSPARTMVFVVIPQAFRIILPPLTNELILLTKDSSLAFLLGTTLTQQELAQFGRAALNQNPGLTPILVVGLCYLIITLPLSFLARRLERRFGSAGNPQGVDV; from the coding sequence GTGGCCCTGACCCGACGGCAACGCGCCCGCCTGTCCCGGGGGATCCAGTACGGCATCGCGATCGCCGTCGTGGTGGTGGTGGCGTTCACCGCCGACTGGGGCGTCATCGCCAGGACGTTCTTCAACGTCGAGGTGGCGGCCGGGCTGTTCCCGGCGGTGATCACGACCGCCCTGCTCAACACGCTGACGTTCACCGTGCTGGGCTTCGCGCTCGCGCTGGCCCTCGGGCTGGTGCTGGCGCTGATGCGGCTGTCGTCGCTCGGGGTGTACCGGTGGGTCGCGACCGTCTACATCGAGTTCTTCCGCGGCCTGCCGGCGCTGCTCATCTTCATCGCGATCGGGTTCGGCGTCCCGCTGGCGTTCCAGGTCCAGCTCGACCGCCTGGTGACGATCACGGCCGCGCTGGGCATCGTCGGCTCGGCCTACATCGCCGAGACGATCCGGGCCGGCATCCAGGCGGTGCCGAAGGGTCAGGTCGAGGCGGCCCGGTCGCTGGGCATGTCCCCGGCCCGGACGATGGTCTTCGTCGTGATCCCGCAGGCGTTCCGGATCATCCTGCCGCCGCTGACCAACGAGCTGATCCTGCTGACGAAGGACTCGTCGCTGGCGTTCCTGCTGGGCACGACGCTGACCCAGCAGGAGCTCGCCCAGTTCGGCCGGGCGGCGCTGAACCAGAACCCCGGTCTCACGCCGATCCTCGTGGTCGGCCTCTGCTACCTGATCATCACGCTGCCGCTGTCGTTCCTGGCCCGTCGCCTGGAGCGCCGGTTCGGCAGCGCGGGCAACCCGCAGGGAGTGGACGTATGA
- a CDS encoding alpha-ketoacid dehydrogenase subunit beta, producing MAVLTLAKAINDGLRAAMERDPKVLIMGEDVGKLGGVFRVTDGLQKDFGEQRVLDTPLAESGIIGTAVGLAIRGFRPVCEIQFDGFVFPGYDQIVSQLAKLHFRSQGKVPMPVVVRIPFGGGIGAVEHHSESPEALFAHVAGLKVVACSNPVDAYWMIQQAIASDDPVIFFEPKRRYWEKAEVDVSAEPQPLHSARVARPGSSLTLAGYGPVLKTCLEAAEAAVADGHDIEVIDLRTLSPLDLGPVFDSVRRTGRLVVVAEAPSETSVAAEVCARVQQECFHSLEAPVLRVTGFDTPYPPSKCEEDYLPDLDRVLDAVDRSMGW from the coding sequence ATGGCCGTCCTGACTCTGGCCAAGGCGATCAACGACGGGCTGCGCGCCGCGATGGAGCGCGACCCGAAGGTGCTGATCATGGGAGAGGACGTCGGCAAGCTCGGCGGCGTCTTCCGCGTCACCGACGGGCTGCAGAAGGACTTCGGCGAGCAGCGCGTGCTCGACACCCCGCTCGCCGAGAGCGGCATCATCGGCACCGCGGTGGGCCTGGCGATCCGCGGCTTCCGGCCGGTGTGCGAGATCCAGTTCGACGGGTTCGTGTTCCCCGGCTACGACCAGATCGTCTCCCAGCTCGCGAAGCTGCACTTCCGCTCGCAGGGCAAGGTGCCGATGCCGGTGGTCGTGCGCATCCCGTTCGGCGGCGGGATCGGGGCCGTCGAGCACCACAGCGAGTCGCCCGAGGCGCTGTTCGCGCACGTCGCGGGGCTGAAGGTCGTGGCCTGCTCCAACCCGGTCGACGCCTACTGGATGATCCAGCAGGCCATCGCCAGCGACGACCCGGTGATCTTCTTCGAGCCCAAGCGGCGGTACTGGGAGAAGGCCGAGGTCGACGTCTCCGCCGAGCCGCAGCCGCTGCACAGCGCCCGCGTCGCGCGGCCCGGCTCGTCGCTCACGCTCGCCGGGTACGGCCCGGTGCTCAAGACCTGCCTGGAGGCCGCAGAGGCCGCGGTCGCCGACGGCCACGACATCGAGGTGATCGACCTGCGCACGCTGTCCCCGCTCGACCTGGGCCCGGTGTTCGACTCGGTGCGGCGCACCGGGCGGCTCGTCGTCGTCGCGGAGGCGCCGTCGGAGACGTCGGTGGCCGCGGAGGTGTGCGCGCGCGTGCAGCAGGAGTGCTTCCACTCGCTGGAGGCGCCGGTGCTGCGGGTGACGGGGTTCGACACCCCGTACCCGCCGTCGAAGTGCGAGGAGGACTACCTCCCCGACCTCGACCGGGTGCTGGACGCCGTCGACCGCTCGATGGGCTGGTGA
- a CDS encoding antitoxin, producing the protein MSLFRRLATLATAAEAARRYARSNPDKAGKYLDQAAAFVDKQTKGKYRTQIDGVAKKAKGAAGIPSGPGAAGNGHGTYGQNPAYGQPTAYGHDAPTQVNPPAQPGGSDFRPPQPGPREHGA; encoded by the coding sequence ATGTCCCTGTTCAGAAGACTCGCCACCCTCGCCACGGCCGCAGAGGCGGCCCGCCGCTACGCCAGGAGCAACCCCGACAAGGCCGGGAAGTACCTCGACCAGGCGGCCGCGTTCGTCGACAAGCAGACCAAGGGCAAGTACCGCACCCAGATCGACGGGGTCGCGAAGAAGGCGAAGGGTGCGGCGGGCATCCCGTCCGGCCCCGGCGCCGCGGGCAACGGCCACGGCACCTACGGCCAGAACCCCGCCTACGGTCAGCCCACCGCGTACGGCCACGACGCCCCGACCCAGGTGAACCCGCCGGCGCAGCCCGGTGGGTCGGACTTCCGGCCGCCGCAGCCCGGGCCGCGCGAGCACGGGGCCTGA
- a CDS encoding dihydrolipoamide acetyltransferase family protein — translation MLREFAMPDVGEGLTEAEVVTWNVAAGDVVTVNQILCEIETAKAAVELPSPYAGTVGKLLVEPGQTVAVGAPIISIETAEAAPAAAAAPVEEEQGAKIGEPGKDGRIANLVGYGPRPGAQTRRPRRGAPAPATPAPAPAPGPAPAPSPSPLQEGHLQAAPLREGGHAATAAALPPPPAPAPPPPTALAGSVVPLAKPPVRKLARDLGVDLRAVTPTGAGGVITREDVQAHVAAPAAPAVRAPASSTGGERREPIRGVRKHTAAAMVSSAFTAPHVTEFLAVDVTATMALRDRLRATREYAEVKLTPLAFVAKAVCLAARRTPELNARWDEAAGEIVYFDRMQLGIAAATPRGLIVPNVRDADTLTLRELASALGELTATARSGRTPPADMAGGTFTITNVGVFGVDTGTPILNPGEAGILAVGAIKPTPWVVDGELAVRTVCQLALSFDHRLVDGEQGSRFLADVGALLTDPGLALTW, via the coding sequence ATGCTGCGTGAGTTCGCCATGCCCGACGTCGGCGAGGGGCTGACCGAGGCCGAGGTCGTCACCTGGAACGTGGCGGCGGGCGACGTCGTCACGGTCAACCAGATCCTGTGCGAGATCGAGACGGCGAAGGCGGCCGTCGAGCTGCCGTCGCCGTACGCCGGGACCGTCGGGAAGCTGCTGGTGGAGCCCGGCCAGACCGTCGCCGTCGGGGCGCCGATCATCAGCATCGAGACGGCGGAGGCGGCCCCGGCCGCCGCCGCGGCCCCGGTGGAGGAGGAGCAGGGCGCGAAGATCGGCGAGCCGGGCAAGGACGGCCGCATCGCCAACCTGGTGGGCTACGGCCCGCGCCCCGGTGCCCAGACCCGCCGCCCCCGCCGCGGCGCCCCGGCCCCCGCCACGCCCGCACCCGCCCCGGCCCCCGGCCCCGCCCCGGCCCCGTCCCCGTCCCCGTTGCAGGAAGGCCACCTTCAAGCAGCGCCGTTGCGTGAAGGTGGCCATGCTGCAACCGCCGCCGCCCTGCCACCGCCCCCGGCGCCGGCGCCCCCGCCCCCGACCGCTCTCGCCGGGTCGGTCGTGCCGCTCGCCAAGCCGCCGGTGCGCAAGCTCGCCCGGGACCTGGGCGTCGACCTGCGGGCCGTCACGCCCACCGGCGCGGGGGGTGTGATCACGCGGGAGGACGTGCAGGCGCACGTCGCCGCGCCCGCCGCACCGGCCGTCCGCGCCCCCGCCTCCTCCACCGGCGGGGAGCGGCGCGAGCCGATCCGCGGCGTCCGCAAGCACACAGCGGCGGCCATGGTGAGCAGCGCGTTCACCGCACCGCACGTCACGGAGTTCCTCGCCGTCGACGTCACCGCCACGATGGCCCTGCGCGACCGGCTCCGGGCCACGCGCGAGTACGCCGAGGTGAAGCTGACGCCGCTGGCGTTCGTCGCGAAGGCCGTGTGCCTGGCCGCGCGGCGCACCCCGGAGCTCAACGCGCGCTGGGACGAGGCCGCGGGCGAGATCGTCTACTTCGACCGGATGCAGCTCGGGATCGCCGCGGCCACCCCGCGCGGGCTGATCGTGCCGAACGTCCGCGACGCCGACACGCTCACGCTGCGCGAGCTGGCGTCGGCGCTGGGCGAGCTGACGGCCACCGCGCGGTCGGGGAGGACGCCGCCGGCCGACATGGCGGGCGGCACGTTCACGATCACGAACGTCGGGGTGTTCGGGGTCGACACCGGCACGCCGATCCTCAACCCGGGCGAGGCCGGGATCCTGGCCGTCGGCGCCATCAAGCCGACGCCGTGGGTCGTCGACGGCGAGCTGGCGGTGCGCACCGTGTGCCAGCTCGCGCTGTCGTTCGACCACCGGCTCGTCGACGGCGAGCAGGGCTCCCGCTTCCTCGCCGACGTCGGCGCGCTGCTCACCGACCCCGGGCTCGCGCTCACCTGGTAG
- a CDS encoding hemerythrin domain-containing protein has protein sequence MTSTDPSIRTSSDSSAGPGNDVRGFLLMHDQIRAVVPEAARHVRALRAGDRRAARALVRWWAVFSRALHHHHVAEDTELWPLVLTTAPELTAEVQRLEAEHVPLDADLAAVTTGLAELGTLTGPDFAFAADRLATAIARLDTYLRRHLASEEELVLPVMRHRITATDWAALEAALAEQGHGRDTSVLLPMFLAYSEPDRVAFLREQLPAPVLVLHDLVLGPRYRRLLRKLPAATR, from the coding sequence ATGACCTCGACAGATCCGTCCATCCGCACGTCCAGCGACTCCTCGGCCGGCCCGGGCAACGACGTCCGCGGCTTCCTGCTGATGCACGACCAGATCCGCGCCGTCGTCCCGGAGGCGGCCCGTCACGTCCGGGCGCTGCGGGCGGGCGACCGCCGGGCCGCCCGGGCCCTCGTCCGCTGGTGGGCGGTGTTCTCCCGGGCCCTGCACCACCACCACGTCGCCGAGGACACCGAGCTCTGGCCGCTCGTGCTGACCACCGCCCCCGAGCTGACCGCCGAGGTGCAGCGGCTGGAGGCCGAGCACGTCCCGCTCGACGCCGACCTCGCCGCCGTCACGACGGGGCTGGCCGAGCTCGGGACGCTGACCGGGCCCGACTTCGCCTTCGCCGCCGACCGGCTCGCCACGGCGATCGCCCGCCTCGACACCTACCTGCGCCGCCACCTCGCGTCGGAGGAGGAGCTGGTGCTGCCCGTGATGCGCCACCGGATCACCGCCACGGACTGGGCGGCGCTGGAGGCCGCACTGGCCGAGCAGGGCCACGGGCGGGACACGTCGGTGCTCCTGCCGATGTTCCTGGCCTACTCCGAGCCCGACCGCGTCGCGTTCCTGCGCGAGCAGCTGCCGGCGCCGGTCCTCGTGCTGCACGACCTCGTGCTGGGCCCGAGGTACCGGCGCCTGCTGCGGAAGCTCCCGGCCGCTACCAGGTGA
- a CDS encoding DUF4333 domain-containing protein has protein sequence MTTSHPRLRAALLLAGAAGLTLLTACGTSAPADAVEQQIVSQLGAATADCPDDLDGTVGAVLTCSATDATGSFDVTVTVTSLTGSDIAFDMERVS, from the coding sequence ATGACCACGTCCCACCCCCGCCTCCGCGCCGCACTGCTGCTCGCCGGAGCCGCCGGGCTCACCCTCCTCACCGCGTGCGGCACGTCCGCCCCCGCCGACGCCGTCGAGCAGCAGATCGTGTCGCAGCTCGGCGCCGCCACCGCCGACTGCCCCGACGACCTCGACGGCACCGTCGGCGCGGTCCTCACCTGCAGCGCCACCGACGCCACCGGCTCCTTCGACGTGACCGTCACCGTCACGTCGCTGACCGGCAGCGACATCGCCTTCGACATGGAGCGGGTGTCGTGA
- a CDS encoding thiamine pyrophosphate-dependent dehydrogenase E1 component subunit alpha, with amino-acid sequence MSTPQDWTPPTSTDSHPGHDHVVAGLKGTDEGGADLVQLLTPEGERVPDPRFDAYAADVDVEMLKNLYRDLVLVRRFDREGNALQRQGQLGIWVPLLGQEAAQIGAGRAMAPQDMAFPSYREHGVAWTRGVDPTDLLGIFRGTDHGSWDPKAAGFHLYTIVIGNQCLNATGYAMGQKFEGRVGGDDGEATICFFGDGATSQGDVHEGFVWAAVYDAPVVFYCQNNQWAISEPTERQTRVPLYKRAQGYGFDGIRVDGNDVIACLAVTRWALEECRTGNGPVLVEAFTYRMDAHTTSDDPTRYRLADELELWKLKDPIERVRVHLVRSLGVEPEFFDGVQAEADALAARFRQHCVDMPAPAPDRMFSQVYAEGSPAVDAQREAFLAYHASFEGV; translated from the coding sequence GTGTCCACACCTCAGGACTGGACGCCACCCACGTCCACCGACTCCCACCCGGGCCACGACCACGTCGTCGCCGGGCTGAAGGGCACCGACGAGGGCGGCGCCGACCTGGTCCAGCTGCTCACGCCGGAGGGCGAGCGGGTGCCCGACCCCCGCTTCGACGCCTACGCAGCCGACGTCGACGTCGAGATGCTCAAGAACCTCTACCGCGACCTCGTGCTGGTCCGCCGGTTCGACCGCGAGGGCAACGCGCTGCAGCGCCAGGGCCAGCTCGGGATCTGGGTGCCGCTGCTGGGCCAGGAGGCCGCGCAGATCGGCGCCGGCCGCGCGATGGCGCCCCAGGACATGGCGTTCCCGTCCTACCGCGAGCACGGGGTGGCCTGGACCCGCGGCGTCGACCCGACCGACCTGCTCGGCATCTTCCGCGGCACCGACCACGGCAGCTGGGACCCGAAGGCCGCGGGCTTCCACCTCTACACGATCGTCATCGGCAACCAGTGCCTCAACGCCACCGGGTACGCGATGGGCCAGAAGTTCGAGGGCAGGGTCGGCGGCGACGACGGCGAGGCCACGATCTGCTTCTTCGGCGACGGCGCGACCTCGCAGGGCGACGTGCACGAGGGCTTCGTCTGGGCCGCGGTCTACGACGCGCCGGTCGTCTTCTACTGCCAGAACAACCAGTGGGCCATCTCCGAGCCCACCGAGCGGCAGACCCGCGTGCCGCTCTACAAGCGCGCGCAGGGCTACGGCTTCGACGGCATCCGCGTCGACGGCAACGACGTCATCGCCTGCCTCGCCGTCACCCGCTGGGCGCTGGAGGAGTGCCGCACCGGCAACGGGCCGGTGCTCGTCGAGGCGTTCACCTACCGGATGGACGCGCACACCACCTCCGACGACCCCACCCGCTACCGCCTCGCCGACGAGCTGGAGCTGTGGAAGCTCAAGGACCCGATCGAGCGGGTGCGGGTGCACCTGGTGCGCTCGCTCGGCGTCGAGCCGGAGTTCTTCGACGGCGTGCAGGCCGAGGCCGACGCGCTCGCCGCCCGGTTCCGCCAGCACTGCGTCGACATGCCGGCGCCCGCCCCGGACCGGATGTTCTCGCAGGTCTACGCGGAGGGCTCGCCCGCCGTCGACGCCCAGCGCGAGGCTTTCCTGGCCTACCACGCGTCCTTCGAGGGGGTCTGA
- a CDS encoding AfsR/SARP family transcriptional regulator — translation MQFRVLGPLEVVSGGRPVDLGSPKLRALLTLLLADHGRVVPLDRINETLWAGEPPATATGTLQSYVSQLRRLLEPDRAPRAAPRVLLTRPPGYLLVVDDLDVVRFERLLADGQRRLAEGRPAEADALLLEALALWRGEPFSDLGDGERAAVTADRARLAELRAVALERHVEAMLADGRPESAVAELERLVAVHPLRERLWGSLMLALYRTGRQADALRAFTTCRELLRDELGIDPGPELRRLEQAILTQDATVDGPRPAPAPVPADPAPVEPPRRAGFVGRRAELSTLVGRLAAAADGSGAVVLVGGEAGIGKTRLAEEAVAAAGAFGARVAWSRCADEAAAPALWPWTQVLRALGSDAGATTAGPGDSDTRRAELFEDIAAALLAAARERPLLVVLDDLHGADPLSLHLLRFLVGRIAAAPVLVLATLRDTADERTDALVHTLADLARERSVTRLRLGGLPVEEVSELLVDRGLADPALAGELRRRTEGNPFFLVELIELLRSERRLDAPSFAPAHPADIPASVRDVLERRLGRLPADTRALLTMAAVIGREFPLGVLEAASEVDAEQIAALLEPAVITGVVVEEGDGWVWRFGHELVRETIVAGLTRLQRARLHRRIAQALEGLPVAGNLDALAHHSYLAGPFAGAGTALRHAIAAADAARDRFAHATAAGHLARAVELADGDTALELLIALGRDLRAAGDLVGAQAALSRAITLATEAGDADRAAEATGVFGGVALWNWRAYGTSDPTVIARIDDLLAGTGSGGGDGVRRAELLGTLACELCYTDRRAEGMDAAREAARLARDLGDVPLLGRALNNFYLAGWVPGEEAARRAALDESLALVGSGLPVHTEAVARLHRAALALRFTELDLSRADLARASRLATELGLAELRAQVSYQEAGHATLRGEWDDAEKHAEEAYALQGRTSLWGANWCRLVQRMTVRRGQGRLDEVVAELLDGTVHEFAALRPVALLALVEVGEPEEARRLLARTDVQIPVDWSTDFLLCAWGEVAAALGAPDPGRLYRELLPQAAELVVAGTANAAWGSVHGVLGRLAARAGDVAAARAHLIEAVRVDTALGGDPWAERARADLAGLGAP, via the coding sequence GTGCAGTTCCGGGTGCTCGGACCCCTGGAGGTCGTGTCCGGCGGGCGGCCGGTCGACCTGGGCAGCCCGAAGCTCCGCGCGCTGCTCACGCTGCTGCTCGCCGACCACGGCCGGGTCGTGCCGCTGGACCGCATCAACGAGACGCTCTGGGCCGGGGAGCCGCCCGCCACCGCCACCGGGACCCTGCAGTCCTACGTCTCCCAGCTGCGCCGCCTGCTGGAGCCGGACCGGGCCCCGCGGGCCGCGCCGCGCGTCCTGCTGACCCGCCCGCCTGGCTACCTCCTCGTCGTCGACGACCTCGACGTCGTCCGGTTCGAGCGGCTGCTCGCCGACGGTCAGCGCCGGCTGGCCGAGGGGCGCCCGGCCGAGGCCGACGCGCTGCTGCTGGAGGCGCTGGCGCTGTGGCGCGGCGAGCCGTTCTCCGACCTGGGCGACGGCGAGCGCGCTGCGGTGACCGCCGACCGGGCCCGCCTCGCCGAGCTGCGCGCGGTGGCCCTGGAGCGCCACGTCGAGGCGATGCTCGCCGACGGGCGGCCGGAGAGCGCGGTCGCGGAGCTGGAGCGCCTGGTCGCGGTGCACCCGTTGCGCGAGCGGCTGTGGGGGTCGCTGATGCTCGCGCTCTACCGCACCGGGCGCCAGGCCGACGCCCTGCGCGCGTTCACCACCTGTCGCGAGCTGCTGCGCGACGAGCTGGGGATCGACCCCGGCCCCGAGCTGCGCCGCCTCGAGCAGGCGATCCTCACGCAGGACGCGACCGTCGACGGTCCGCGCCCCGCCCCCGCGCCCGTCCCGGCGGATCCGGCCCCCGTCGAGCCGCCGCGCCGGGCCGGGTTCGTCGGGCGCCGCGCCGAGCTCTCGACGCTGGTCGGGCGGCTGGCCGCCGCGGCGGACGGATCCGGGGCCGTCGTGCTGGTGGGCGGGGAGGCCGGGATCGGCAAGACCCGCCTGGCCGAGGAGGCCGTGGCCGCCGCCGGGGCGTTCGGGGCGCGGGTCGCGTGGAGCCGCTGCGCCGACGAGGCCGCGGCCCCCGCGCTGTGGCCGTGGACCCAGGTGCTCCGGGCGCTCGGCTCCGACGCCGGCGCGACGACGGCGGGGCCCGGTGACTCCGACACCCGCCGCGCCGAGCTGTTCGAGGACATCGCCGCCGCGCTGCTCGCCGCCGCGCGGGAGCGCCCGCTGCTCGTCGTCCTCGACGACCTGCACGGCGCCGACCCGCTGTCGCTGCACCTGCTCCGCTTCCTCGTCGGGCGGATCGCCGCCGCGCCCGTGCTCGTGCTGGCCACGCTGCGCGACACCGCCGACGAGCGCACCGACGCGCTCGTCCACACCCTCGCCGACCTGGCCAGGGAGCGGTCGGTCACCCGGCTGCGCCTCGGCGGGCTGCCGGTCGAGGAGGTCTCCGAGCTGCTCGTCGACCGCGGGCTCGCCGACCCGGCGCTGGCCGGGGAGCTGCGCCGGCGCACCGAGGGCAACCCGTTCTTCCTGGTGGAGCTGATCGAGCTGCTGCGCAGCGAGCGCCGCCTCGACGCGCCGTCGTTCGCGCCCGCCCACCCCGCCGACATCCCCGCCTCGGTCCGCGACGTGCTGGAGCGGCGGCTCGGGCGGCTGCCCGCCGACACCCGGGCGCTGCTCACGATGGCCGCGGTGATCGGCAGGGAGTTCCCGCTCGGGGTGCTGGAGGCCGCCTCCGAGGTCGACGCCGAGCAGATCGCCGCGCTGCTGGAGCCCGCCGTCATCACCGGGGTGGTGGTGGAGGAGGGCGACGGCTGGGTGTGGCGCTTCGGCCACGAACTGGTGCGCGAGACGATCGTCGCCGGGCTGACGCGGCTGCAGCGGGCCCGGCTGCACCGCCGCATCGCCCAGGCGCTGGAGGGGCTGCCGGTGGCCGGGAACCTCGACGCGCTCGCCCACCACTCCTACCTCGCGGGCCCGTTCGCGGGGGCCGGCACGGCGCTGCGGCACGCGATCGCCGCGGCCGACGCGGCGCGCGACCGGTTCGCGCACGCCACCGCGGCCGGGCACCTGGCCCGGGCCGTCGAGCTGGCCGACGGCGACACCGCCCTGGAGCTGCTGATCGCGCTGGGCCGCGACCTGCGGGCGGCGGGCGACCTGGTCGGGGCGCAGGCCGCGCTCTCGCGGGCGATCACGCTGGCCACCGAGGCGGGCGACGCCGACCGCGCGGCCGAGGCGACGGGCGTCTTCGGCGGGGTGGCGCTGTGGAACTGGCGGGCCTACGGCACGAGCGACCCCACCGTCATCGCCCGGATCGACGACCTGCTCGCGGGCACCGGGAGCGGAGGGGGCGACGGCGTCCGGCGCGCCGAGCTGCTCGGCACCCTGGCCTGCGAGCTGTGCTACACCGACCGGCGCGCCGAGGGCATGGACGCCGCCCGCGAGGCCGCCCGGCTCGCCCGCGACCTGGGCGACGTCCCGCTGCTCGGCCGGGCGCTGAACAACTTCTACCTCGCCGGCTGGGTGCCGGGCGAGGAGGCCGCCCGCCGGGCCGCGCTCGACGAGTCGCTCGCCCTGGTCGGCTCCGGGCTGCCCGTCCACACCGAGGCCGTGGCCCGGCTGCACCGCGCCGCGCTCGCCCTGCGCTTCACCGAGCTGGACCTCTCCCGCGCCGACCTGGCCCGGGCGTCCCGGCTGGCCACCGAGCTGGGACTCGCCGAGCTGCGGGCCCAGGTGAGCTACCAGGAGGCCGGCCACGCGACGCTGCGCGGCGAGTGGGACGACGCCGAGAAGCACGCCGAGGAGGCCTACGCGCTGCAGGGGCGGACGAGCCTGTGGGGCGCGAACTGGTGCCGGCTCGTGCAGCGGATGACCGTGCGCCGCGGCCAGGGCAGGCTCGACGAGGTGGTGGCCGAGCTCCTGGACGGCACCGTGCACGAGTTCGCCGCGCTGCGACCGGTGGCGCTGCTCGCGCTCGTCGAGGTCGGCGAGCCGGAGGAGGCTCGGCGGCTGCTGGCGCGCACCGACGTGCAGATCCCGGTCGACTGGAGCACCGACTTCCTGCTCTGCGCGTGGGGCGAGGTGGCGGCCGCGCTCGGGGCCCCCGATCCCGGCCGGCTCTACCGCGAGCTGCTCCCGCAGGCCGCCGAGCTGGTCGTCGCCGGCACCGCCAACGCCGCATGGGGCTCGGTGCACGGGGTGCTCGGGCGCCTCGCCGCCCGCGCGGGTGACGTGGCGGCGGCCCGCGCGCACCTCATTGAGGCCGTCCGCGTCGACACCGCGCTGGGGGGCGACCCGTGGGCCGAGCGGGCCCGCGCGGACCTCGCCGGACTGGGCGCTCCCTAG
- a CDS encoding amino acid ABC transporter ATP-binding protein: MSDAAVVITGLHKSFGSREVLKGIDLTVPRGEVLCIIGPSGSGKSTLLRCVNVLEEPTSGTVVVDGRDMTDPDCDIDTARRSVGMVFQSFNLFAHLDVLANLTLAQRRVLGRSRAEAEQVALANLEKVGLAGRGSAQAGQLSGGQQQRVAIARALSMDPDVMLFDEPTSALDPELVGDVLGVMRTLAAEGMTMLVVTHEIQFAREVADRVLFIDDGRIVEIGPPSEVIGNPQQQRTRDFLARVLQKAT, translated from the coding sequence ATGAGCGACGCGGCCGTCGTGATCACCGGACTGCACAAGTCGTTCGGGTCGCGCGAGGTGCTCAAGGGCATCGACCTGACGGTCCCGCGCGGTGAGGTGCTGTGCATCATCGGCCCGTCCGGCTCGGGCAAGTCGACGCTGCTGCGCTGCGTCAACGTGCTGGAGGAGCCCACCAGCGGCACCGTCGTCGTCGACGGGCGGGACATGACCGACCCGGACTGCGACATCGACACCGCCCGCCGCAGCGTCGGCATGGTGTTCCAGTCCTTCAACCTGTTCGCCCACCTCGACGTGCTGGCCAACCTGACGCTGGCCCAGCGCCGGGTGCTCGGGCGGAGCAGGGCCGAGGCGGAGCAGGTCGCGCTGGCCAACCTCGAGAAGGTCGGCCTCGCCGGGCGGGGCAGCGCGCAGGCCGGTCAGCTCTCCGGCGGCCAGCAGCAGCGCGTGGCGATCGCCAGGGCGCTGTCGATGGACCCCGACGTCATGCTGTTCGACGAGCCCACCTCCGCGCTGGACCCGGAGCTCGTCGGCGACGTCCTCGGCGTCATGCGCACGCTCGCCGCCGAGGGGATGACGATGCTGGTGGTCACCCACGAGATCCAGTTCGCCCGCGAGGTGGCCGACCGGGTGCTGTTCATCGACGACGGCCGGATCGTGGAGATCGGTCCGCCGTCGGAGGTCATCGGCAACCCCCAGCAGCAGCGGACCAGGGACTTCCTGGCCCGGGTGCTGCAGAAGGCCACCTGA